The Astyanax mexicanus isolate ESR-SI-001 chromosome 20, AstMex3_surface, whole genome shotgun sequence genome contains a region encoding:
- the gramd2b gene encoding GRAM domain-containing protein 2B, producing the protein MVLMIDQADRAQTPFSSPDLGKPIRTERKDSRIQNKFAVVDLPNISSPEAENGEERQRRAGKSVFESQLSVDTESDLSENRKKTALMRFKPVDQASLSQSPTDCESKLERKSARYSQFSKANAQYHKLFKEISKDEILKQSYTCALQKDILYQGRLFVSDNWICFHSKVFGRDTKIVIPVISVTHIKKTKTAILVPNALVITTTNERHVFVSFLSRDTTYKFLISVCSHLDRDNTGSTPITSSAENSFRGDCPSSLPLDFSADFSDLDGVVRQRREDMLESSSSGSQTPDYDKMTEYSPLSENFLDVIKTGEMAVHADIHLQASSPKHLNGPGKAVSGADQQVKVLQPLSINTLLFIYLFLVCVLVLSSCYMAFKILALEQKLNSLGPAGEYSHENALHHRAQPDITAEIYGELSTNLFKLEKIQRNLRKLLEES; encoded by the exons ATGGTGCTTATGATCGATCAGGCAGACAGAGCCCAGACTCCGTTTTCTTCTCCGGACCTGGGTAAACCCATCAGGACCGAGAGAAAAGACTCCAGAATTCAGAACAA GTTTGCTGTTGTGGACCTGCCAAATATTTCCAGTCCCGAGGCAGAGAATGGAGAGGAGAGGCAGAGAAGAGCTGGGAAGTCAGTGTTTGAGTCCCAGCTGTCTGTGGACACTGAGTCTGATCTCTCAGAGAACAGGAAGAAAACAGCTCTAATGAG GTTTAAGCCGGTTGACCAGGCCTCGCTTTCACAAAGCCCAACAGACTGTGAGTCGAAGCTGGAGAGGAAGTCTGCCAGATACAGCCAG ttttccaAAGCAAATGCCCAGTATCATAAGCTCTTCAAAGAAATAAGTAAAGATGAGATACTCAAACAAA GTTACACCTGCGCTCTACAGAAAGACATTCTTTATCAGGGAAGGCTTTTTGTCTCTGATAACTGGATTTGTTTCCATTCCAAAGTGTTTGGCAGAGATACCAAG ATTGTTATCCCGGTTATCTCTGTCACTcatataaaaaagacaaaaactgcaaTTCTAGTACCAAATGCACTTGTTATCACTACAACAAATGAGAGG CACGTATTTGTATCTTTCCTGTCTCGAGACACAACATATAAGTTCCTAATATCAGTCTGCAGCCATTTAGAT AGGGACAATACAGGAAGCACCCCAATCACATCATCAGCAGAGAACAGCTTCAGAGGGGACTGTCCGTCATCACTTCCACTG GACTTTTCAGCTGATTTCTCAGATCTTGATGGAGTGGTTCGTCAGAGAAGAGAAGACATGCTGGAGAGCAGCAGCTCGGGCTCTCAAACCCCAGACTATGACAAGATGACAG AGTATTCACCGCTTTCTGAGAACTTTCTGGACGTGATAAAGACCGGAGAGATGGCAGTCCATGCTGACATTCATCTGCAGGCCTCCAGCCCAAAGCATCTGAATG GTCCTGGTAAGGCAGTGTCAGGTGCAGATCAGCAAGTGAAGGTTCTGCAGCCGCTGTCTATCAACACTCTTCTATTCATCTATCTGTTCTT GGTGTGTGTTCTGGTCTTGTCCTCATGTTACATGGCTTTCAAGATCCTGGCTCTGGAGCAAAAGCTGAATTCATTGGGCCCGGCTGGAGAATATTCACATGA GAACGCTCTCCATCATCGAGCACAGCCAGACATCACTGCAGAGATATATGGAGAACTGTCCACAAACCTGTTCAAATTAGAAAAG ATTCAGAGGAACCTGCGGAAGCTGCTTGAGGAGAGCTGA